A stretch of DNA from Microlunatus capsulatus:
GTCTGCGCGGCCTCGGCGTTCTCGGCCATCGGCTTCTCGCTCAGCACGTGGATGCCCGCGTCCAGCGCGGCCACGGCGATCGGCGCGTGCAGCGTCGTCGGGGTGGCGATGCTGACGACGTCGAGGTCGCCGCTGGCGACGAGGTCCTTCCAGTCGCTGTAGCGGTGGTCCTCGGCGATGCCGTACTGGTCGCCCAGCTGCTGCATCGGCTCGACCTCCATGCCGGCCAGCGCGACGAGCTCGACGTCGGGCGAGCCGTCGTAGGCGGCCATGTGCTGGCGGCCGGCCCAGCCCAGGCCGACGACGCCGGCGCGGAGCTTGCGCTGCTCGCTGCCCGGGGCGCTCACGAGCGCAGCGCCTTGCCGCCGGCGAAGAACGGCGCCGGCTCGTTGACGACGGCGGGCGGGACGAAGTCGGCGACCTCGTCGGGGCGCGCCCACTGCACCGCGTTCGCCAGCACCCGCTTGATGTCGGGGTGGTGGTAGACGGGGTACTCCTGGTCGCCCGGGGAGAAGTAGAAGACCTTGCCCTTGCCGCGCCGCCAGGTGCAGCCGGAGCGGAAGACCTCGCCGCCGGAGAACGTCGAGAGGAACACCTGCTCGTCGGGGGCGGGGATGTCGAAGTACTCGCCGTACATCTCCTGCTCGTCGATGACGATCGGCTGGGGCACGCCCTGGCTGATCGGGTGCGACGGCGAGACGTTCCAGACCAGCTCGGTGTCGGCGGAGTTGCGCCACGACAGCGAGCAGCTGGTGCCCATCAGCTTGATGAAGATCTTGGAGAAGTGGGCCGAGTGGAGGGCCAGCAGGCCCATCCCGCCCAGCACGCGCTGGTGCACCTTCTCGACCACGGCGTCGTCGACGGCGCCGTGCCGCGCGTGCCCCCACCAGGTGAGGACGTCGGTCGACGCCAGCACCTCCTCGGTCAGCCCGTGCTCGGGCTGGTCCAGCGTGGCGGTGCGCACCTCCACCTGGTCCCCGAGGAGCTCGGACAGCCCGGCGGCGATGGCGCCGTGCATCCCCTCGGGATAGCGCTCGGCCATGCCGGCGCGGTCGCGGTCGCTGTGTTCGTGGAAGTTCTCGCCCCATACGGTGACGCGGATCGGTGAGTTCACGGTTGCCTAGTCTGCCCGTTCGCGCTGACAGCACGTGCACCGGGATCATGTCGGGCATGGCGTCCGGATTCTCGGTGCAGCAGATGAAGCTGCGCGCGTTCGACCTCAGCGAGCGCACCACCCGGGTGGGGCGCCGATCGCTCGGGGCGCGGTGGTCGCGGCTGCGCTCGCGGGCCTTCCTCATCCCGCAGACGGCGGTGACGGCGGGGCTCGCCTGGCTGCTGGCCAGCGCGATCTTCCAGCACGCGAACCCCTTCTTCGCCCCGATCGCGGCCATCATCTGCCTGGGCGGCACCTTCGGCCACCGGATGCGGCGCGGGGTCGAGATCGCCATCGGCGTGGCCGTCGGCATCGCCGTCGGCGACCTCTTCGTCCAGCTGTTCGGCCAGGGCGCCTGGCAGGTGGTGCTGGTGGTCGGCGTGTCCATGGCCCTGGCCACCCTGCTCGGGGCCGGGCAGCTGATGACGACGCAGGCGGCCGTGCAGTCGCTGGTGGTGACGCTTCTCCTGCCGAACCCCGACCAGGGCCTGGAGCGGTGGCTCGACGCCCTCGTCGGCTGCGCCGTGGCGCTGCTGGTGGCCACCGTCGCCCCGAGCTCGCCGCTGCGCCGGCCCGGGAAGCTGGCGGCCGCGATCCTCGCCGAGATGGCGGCCACCCTGGAGGCGACCGCCGCGGCGCTGCGGCTGGACGACGAGGCGGCCGCCGACCGCGTGCTGGAGCGGGCGCGCGCCACCGAGGACCAGCTGCAGACGTTGGCCGAGGCCAACCGCGAGGGGCTGGCGGTCATCCGGCACTCGCCCTTCCGCCGGAAGCGGCTGCCGGAGGTCCAGGCCTACGCCCAGCTGCTCGACCCGC
This window harbors:
- a CDS encoding ThuA domain-containing protein, which codes for MNSPIRVTVWGENFHEHSDRDRAGMAERYPEGMHGAIAAGLSELLGDQVEVRTATLDQPEHGLTEEVLASTDVLTWWGHARHGAVDDAVVEKVHQRVLGGMGLLALHSAHFSKIFIKLMGTSCSLSWRNSADTELVWNVSPSHPISQGVPQPIVIDEQEMYGEYFDIPAPDEQVFLSTFSGGEVFRSGCTWRRGKGKVFYFSPGDQEYPVYHHPDIKRVLANAVQWARPDEVADFVPPAVVNEPAPFFAGGKALRS
- a CDS encoding FUSC family protein, with amino-acid sequence MASGFSVQQMKLRAFDLSERTTRVGRRSLGARWSRLRSRAFLIPQTAVTAGLAWLLASAIFQHANPFFAPIAAIICLGGTFGHRMRRGVEIAIGVAVGIAVGDLFVQLFGQGAWQVVLVVGVSMALATLLGAGQLMTTQAAVQSLVVTLLLPNPDQGLERWLDALVGCAVALLVATVAPSSPLRRPGKLAAAILAEMAATLEATAAALRLDDEAAADRVLERARATEDQLQTLAEANREGLAVIRHSPFRRKRLPEVQAYAQLLDPLDRASRNLRVLARRAVVLVWRGQHVPAGYLELLGRLGAAARSMSDELEQGRLPRAARDELVALGEVSSHLELPHTLSAVAVLAQARSMVVDLLELTGLPTEDARELVPEVD